In one Nocardioides luteus genomic region, the following are encoded:
- a CDS encoding anthranilate synthase component I family protein gives MTQAMAATTADLFAEMASTRPRCFWLDAGPGDGAAHRPIMGALRDDDVSLTYDAARREVRRHAGGEAGLVGTDIFTVLEDELARTPPDEIWVGYLGYACRPDLPARAHRSGQPAMPDAIWMRTRHATPVDPPASPAAGPARHRPARPAGQTPDAYARAFDEVQRELRAGNTYEVNLTHRIEVQDDVDPAVAYLRLRDLNPAPYAGFIQHHGFRLLSSSPERYATIDRDRMIETRPIKGTTPRGRSAAEDDELRRDLASNPRFRAENLMIVDLLRNDLAMVCEPGSVTVPSLMAVESYASVHQLVTTVRGRLRDDVTGVGALRALFPAGSMTGAPKLRTMEIIGRVETTARGVYSGAFGWIAPDGRADLGVVIRSLTTTGDGSWELGTGGGITIHSTAEDEYAETGWKAERLLRVFGTPLPGD, from the coding sequence ATGACCCAGGCGATGGCAGCGACCACCGCGGACCTGTTCGCCGAGATGGCGAGTACCCGTCCGCGCTGCTTCTGGCTGGACGCCGGCCCCGGGGACGGGGCCGCCCACCGGCCGATCATGGGCGCTCTGCGCGACGACGACGTCTCGCTCACCTACGACGCCGCTCGGCGCGAGGTGCGCCGACATGCCGGCGGAGAGGCCGGGCTGGTTGGCACGGACATCTTCACGGTCCTCGAGGACGAGCTCGCTCGCACGCCACCGGACGAGATCTGGGTGGGCTACCTCGGCTACGCCTGTCGCCCGGACCTCCCGGCCAGGGCACACCGGTCCGGACAGCCCGCGATGCCCGACGCGATCTGGATGCGTACGCGGCACGCGACCCCGGTCGACCCGCCGGCGTCGCCCGCCGCCGGTCCGGCGCGACACCGGCCGGCGCGGCCCGCCGGCCAGACCCCGGACGCCTACGCACGAGCCTTCGACGAGGTGCAGCGGGAGCTGCGGGCCGGCAACACGTACGAGGTGAACCTGACCCACCGGATCGAGGTGCAGGACGATGTCGACCCGGCCGTCGCGTACCTGCGGCTCCGCGACCTCAACCCCGCCCCGTACGCGGGCTTCATCCAGCACCACGGCTTCCGGCTGCTCAGCTCCTCGCCCGAGCGCTACGCCACGATCGACCGCGACCGGATGATCGAGACCCGGCCGATCAAGGGCACCACGCCGCGCGGGAGGAGCGCCGCCGAGGACGACGAGCTGCGCCGCGACCTGGCCTCGAACCCGCGGTTCCGCGCCGAGAACCTGATGATCGTCGACCTCCTGCGCAACGACCTGGCGATGGTATGCGAACCCGGCTCGGTGACGGTCCCCTCGCTGATGGCGGTCGAGTCGTACGCGTCGGTCCACCAGCTCGTGACGACCGTGCGCGGCCGGCTGCGCGACGACGTCACCGGCGTCGGAGCGCTGCGCGCCCTCTTCCCGGCCGGCTCGATGACGGGTGCGCCGAAGCTGCGCACCATGGAGATCATCGGGCGCGTCGAGACCACCGCCCGCGGCGTGTACTCCGGCGCCTTCGGCTGGATCGCGCCCGACGGCCGGGCCGATCTCGGCGTCGTGATCCGGAGTCTCACCACCACCGGCGACGGCTCCTGGGAGCTCGGTACCGGAGGCGGGATCACCATCCACTCGACCGCCGAGGACGAGTACGCCGAGACCGGCTGGAAGGCCGAGCGGCTGCTCCGGGTGTTCGGCACGCCGCTACCCGGTGACTGA
- a CDS encoding RidA family protein yields MLGPGAALLDLGLTVAENAPPVVTHVPAVRAGALVFTSGQLPIRDGELIARGRVGDTLGLADGQACAQWCALNALAAIKSEIGDLGQVKRIVKVVAYVASGPLFTDQALVANGASELLGKVFGDAGRHARSAVGVSVLPLDAPVELELVVEI; encoded by the coding sequence GTGCTCGGCCCGGGCGCCGCGCTGCTCGACCTCGGTCTGACTGTCGCCGAGAACGCGCCGCCCGTCGTGACCCATGTCCCGGCGGTCCGCGCCGGGGCGCTCGTCTTCACCTCGGGGCAGCTGCCGATCCGCGACGGCGAGCTCATCGCCCGCGGCCGGGTGGGCGACACCCTCGGTCTCGCCGACGGCCAGGCGTGTGCGCAATGGTGCGCGCTCAACGCGCTGGCCGCGATCAAGTCCGAGATCGGCGATCTCGGGCAGGTGAAGCGCATCGTCAAGGTCGTGGCGTACGTCGCCTCCGGCCCGCTCTTCACCGACCAGGCTCTGGTGGCCAACGGCGCCTCGGAGCTTCTCGGCAAGGTGTTCGGCGACGCCGGGCGACATGCGCGCTCCGCGGTCGGGGTCTCGGTGCTGCCCCTGGATGCGCCGGTCGAGCTCGAGCTCGTCGTCGAGATCTGA
- a CDS encoding BCCT family transporter, whose translation MASSRHKALGQNGATHPALDCPPEEAAKNAGGLDRVVFGVTAVIAVGFLAWGFVSTDSLAAVSGKSLSWVMANLGWLFVTAASTFVGFVLWLAFGKFGNIPLGRDGEEPEFRTVSWVTMMFSAGMGIGLIFYGVSEPISHYVSPPPGAVGDGQSEKIQTAMATTLFHWGIHPWAIYALVGLAIAYSVFRKGRGLLISSVFEPILGRHAHGAGGKVIDMLAIFATLFGSAASLGLGALQIRSGLEIVGGLGRTGNGILVAIIAVLTVGFVFSAVSGVAKGIQWLSNINMVLAVGLALFVFVAGPTVFILSLVPTTVGSYFQEVAMMSARTSAEGSETASWLSSWTVFYWAWWLSWTPFVGMFIARISRGRTIRQFVTGVLLVPSLVSLAWFAIFGGAAIDLQQGGVDIAGAGGVETQLFTTLESFPLATVASVVVMILVALFFVSGADAASIVMATLSERGSIEPGKPTVIFWGVATGAVAAVMLLVGGSDALSGLQTITIVAAVPFVLVMIALCVSLVKDLREDPLVVRAEYASRAVEQAVVYGVSEHGDDFVIRVSRDPDAPADESAGESAGEPADELDDELDELVEEAELPRSAG comes from the coding sequence GTGGCATCCTCGCGCCACAAGGCCCTCGGCCAGAACGGGGCGACCCATCCGGCCCTCGACTGTCCTCCCGAGGAGGCGGCCAAGAACGCCGGGGGGCTCGACCGCGTCGTCTTCGGCGTGACCGCCGTCATCGCGGTCGGCTTCCTGGCCTGGGGCTTCGTCAGCACCGATTCGCTGGCCGCGGTGTCGGGGAAGTCGCTGTCCTGGGTGATGGCCAACCTCGGGTGGCTCTTCGTCACCGCGGCCTCGACCTTCGTCGGGTTCGTGCTGTGGCTGGCGTTCGGCAAGTTCGGCAACATCCCGCTCGGCCGTGACGGCGAGGAGCCCGAGTTCCGCACGGTCTCGTGGGTCACGATGATGTTCAGCGCCGGCATGGGGATCGGCCTGATCTTCTACGGCGTCAGCGAGCCGATCAGCCACTACGTCTCGCCTCCGCCGGGCGCCGTCGGCGACGGTCAGTCCGAGAAGATCCAGACGGCCATGGCCACGACCCTCTTCCACTGGGGCATCCACCCCTGGGCGATCTACGCCCTGGTCGGGCTCGCGATCGCCTACAGCGTCTTCCGCAAGGGCCGCGGTCTGCTCATCAGCTCGGTGTTCGAGCCGATCCTCGGGCGTCACGCGCACGGCGCCGGCGGGAAGGTCATCGACATGCTCGCGATCTTCGCGACCCTCTTCGGGTCGGCCGCGTCGCTGGGCCTGGGCGCGCTCCAGATCCGCAGCGGGCTCGAGATCGTCGGCGGTCTCGGCAGGACCGGCAACGGCATCCTGGTCGCGATCATCGCCGTGCTCACGGTCGGGTTCGTCTTCTCGGCGGTCTCGGGTGTGGCCAAGGGGATCCAGTGGCTCTCCAACATCAACATGGTGCTCGCCGTCGGCCTCGCCCTGTTCGTCTTCGTGGCCGGTCCGACCGTGTTCATCCTCAGCCTGGTGCCGACCACGGTCGGCAGCTACTTCCAGGAGGTGGCGATGATGTCGGCGCGTACGTCGGCCGAAGGTTCCGAGACCGCCTCCTGGCTGTCGAGCTGGACGGTCTTCTACTGGGCCTGGTGGCTCTCCTGGACGCCGTTCGTCGGCATGTTCATCGCGCGGATCTCGCGGGGCCGGACCATCCGTCAGTTCGTGACCGGCGTGCTGCTGGTGCCGTCGCTGGTCAGCCTGGCCTGGTTCGCGATCTTCGGCGGTGCGGCCATCGACCTCCAGCAGGGCGGCGTGGACATCGCCGGCGCCGGCGGCGTCGAGACCCAGCTGTTCACCACCCTCGAGTCCTTCCCCCTCGCCACGGTGGCCAGCGTGGTGGTCATGATCCTGGTCGCTCTCTTCTTCGTCTCGGGCGCCGACGCGGCCTCGATCGTCATGGCGACGCTCTCCGAGCGCGGTTCCATCGAGCCGGGGAAGCCGACCGTCATCTTCTGGGGCGTCGCCACCGGTGCGGTCGCCGCGGTGATGCTCCTGGTCGGTGGCTCCGACGCGCTGAGCGGGCTGCAGACCATCACGATCGTCGCCGCCGTGCCGTTCGTGCTGGTCATGATCGCGCTGTGCGTGTCCCTGGTGAAGGACCTGCGGGAGGACCCGCTGGTCGTGCGTGCCGAGTACGCCTCCAGAGCCGTCGAGCAGGCCGTCGTCTACGGCGTCTCGGAGCACGGTGACGACTTCGTCATCAGGGTCTCCCGCGATCCCGACGCGCCCGCCGACGAATCGGCCGGCGAATCGGCCGGCGAGCCGGCCGACGAGCTCGACGACGAGCTCGACGAGCTGGTCGAGGAGGCCGAGCTGCCCAGGTCGGCCGGCTAG
- a CDS encoding FdhF/YdeP family oxidoreductase, which yields MKRDADGAYSVEDPVDALSVTEPKTWAAGVPAVRKAIEYSLTQTSVRRTALTLLNLNQTGGMDCPGCAWPEPGHRHRNEYCENGAKHIADEATSRRVTREFFAQHSIAELDGRSDYWLNQQGRLTEPMVKRPGATHYEPITWDDAFRTIGEELNGLDSPDEAMFYVSGRLNNEAAFLLQLFARAYGTNNLPDCSNMCHESSGSALNETLGIGKGSVQLEDIYSADLVFVVGQNPGTNHPRMLSALEETKQRGGRVIAVNTLPEAGLMRFKNPQKVRGVVGRGTEIADQFLQIRPGGDLALFQMLNRRLLEADQEAGGGVLDWEYIAEYTTGFYAFAEHARTITWKEALEATGLTREEIEAVHEQVLASRSVIVCWAMGLTQHKHGVPTIREVVNFLMLRGNIGKPGAGVCPVRGHSNVQGDRTMGIWEKMPDSFLDALGAEFGFDPPRRRGYDSVDGVRAMRDGRAKVFMGVAGNFVRAISDSDVAEAALRKCRLTVQVSTKLNRSHTVVGETALILPTLGRSDIDVQASGEQFVTVEDSMSAVHATRGKLPPASESLLSEVAIVSRLAKATIGDRHGIRWADFEADYARVRDRIARVVPGFEDFNERIKDPKGFVLPNPVNSGVYRTPSGKAVFTRNDLTWLEAPPGHLILQTLRSHDQWNTIPYAMDDRYRGIHHARRIVMVNPADIAELGLADGDRVDIVGVWEDGVERRAPGFTLVAYPASRGSAAAYYPETNVLVPLDSVAEGSNTPTSKGVVVRLERAGAESG from the coding sequence GTGAAGCGAGACGCGGACGGCGCGTACTCCGTGGAGGATCCGGTGGACGCGCTCAGCGTCACCGAGCCGAAGACCTGGGCCGCCGGTGTGCCGGCGGTGCGGAAGGCGATCGAGTACTCGCTGACGCAGACCTCGGTGCGGCGTACGGCGTTGACGTTGCTGAACCTCAACCAGACCGGCGGGATGGACTGCCCGGGCTGCGCATGGCCGGAGCCCGGGCACCGGCACCGGAACGAGTACTGCGAGAACGGTGCCAAGCACATCGCCGACGAGGCGACCTCGCGCCGGGTGACGCGGGAGTTCTTCGCGCAGCACTCGATCGCGGAGCTCGATGGGAGGTCGGACTACTGGCTCAACCAACAGGGCCGGCTGACCGAGCCGATGGTCAAGCGGCCCGGGGCGACCCACTACGAGCCGATCACCTGGGACGACGCGTTCCGGACCATCGGCGAGGAGCTCAACGGCCTGGACTCTCCCGACGAGGCGATGTTCTACGTCTCGGGCAGGCTCAACAACGAGGCCGCCTTCCTGCTCCAGCTCTTCGCCCGGGCGTACGGCACCAACAACCTGCCGGACTGCTCGAACATGTGCCACGAGTCGAGCGGCTCGGCGCTGAACGAGACGCTCGGGATCGGCAAGGGCAGCGTGCAGCTCGAGGACATCTACAGCGCGGACCTGGTGTTCGTCGTCGGGCAGAACCCGGGCACGAACCACCCGCGGATGCTCTCGGCGCTGGAGGAGACCAAGCAGCGCGGTGGCAGGGTGATCGCGGTGAACACGCTGCCCGAGGCGGGCCTGATGCGGTTCAAGAACCCGCAGAAGGTCCGCGGCGTGGTGGGCCGTGGCACCGAGATCGCCGACCAGTTCCTGCAGATCCGCCCCGGCGGTGATCTCGCGCTGTTCCAGATGCTCAACCGCCGTCTGCTCGAGGCCGACCAGGAGGCCGGCGGCGGCGTGCTCGACTGGGAGTACATCGCCGAGTACACGACCGGGTTCTACGCCTTCGCGGAGCACGCCCGCACCATCACCTGGAAGGAAGCGCTCGAGGCCACCGGGTTGACCCGGGAGGAGATCGAGGCGGTCCACGAGCAGGTGCTGGCCAGCCGCTCGGTCATCGTCTGCTGGGCGATGGGGCTGACCCAGCACAAGCACGGGGTGCCGACGATCCGCGAGGTGGTCAACTTCCTGATGCTGCGCGGCAACATCGGCAAGCCCGGCGCGGGCGTCTGCCCGGTCCGCGGCCACTCCAACGTGCAGGGCGACCGGACGATGGGCATCTGGGAGAAGATGCCCGACTCCTTCCTCGACGCGCTCGGCGCCGAGTTCGGGTTCGACCCGCCGCGCAGGCGCGGGTACGACTCGGTCGACGGTGTGCGCGCGATGCGGGACGGGCGGGCGAAGGTCTTCATGGGCGTCGCCGGCAACTTCGTCCGGGCGATCTCGGACAGCGACGTCGCCGAGGCCGCACTCAGGAAGTGCCGGCTGACGGTCCAGGTCTCCACCAAGCTCAACCGCTCCCACACGGTGGTCGGCGAGACGGCTCTGATCCTGCCCACGCTGGGCCGCAGCGACATCGACGTCCAGGCGAGCGGCGAGCAGTTCGTCACCGTCGAGGACTCGATGAGCGCCGTGCACGCCACCCGCGGCAAGCTCCCGCCGGCCTCGGAGAGCCTGCTGAGCGAGGTCGCGATCGTCTCGCGTCTGGCGAAGGCCACGATCGGTGACCGCCACGGCATCCGCTGGGCGGACTTCGAGGCCGACTACGCCCGGGTCCGGGACCGGATCGCCCGGGTCGTGCCGGGGTTCGAGGACTTCAACGAGCGGATCAAGGACCCGAAGGGCTTCGTGCTCCCGAACCCGGTCAACTCCGGTGTCTACCGCACCCCGAGCGGCAAGGCGGTCTTCACCCGCAACGACCTGACCTGGCTGGAGGCCCCGCCGGGCCATCTGATCCTGCAGACGCTGCGCTCCCACGACCAGTGGAACACCATCCCGTACGCCATGGACGACCGCTACCGCGGCATCCACCACGCGCGTCGCATCGTCATGGTCAACCCGGCCGACATCGCCGAGCTCGGGCTGGCCGACGGTGACCGCGTCGACATCGTCGGGGTCTGGGAGGACGGCGTGGAGCGGCGGGCGCCCGGGTTCACCCTGGTCGCCTATCCGGCGAGCCGTGGGTCGGCGGCTGCGTACTATCCGGAGACGAACGTCCTGGTGCCGCTCGACAGCGTCGCCGAGGGGAGCAACACCCCGACGTCGAAGGGGGTCGTGGTTCGGCTCGAGCGCGCCGGAGCGGAGTCCGGCTGA
- a CDS encoding hemolysin family protein: MDSQTFLALGLVLVFVLVGGVFAATELALVSLRESQLAAMERQGSRGARVAEVARNPNRFLAAVQIGVTVAGFLSAAYGGSTIAPDVAPYLERLGMGEALAETTALIVLTLFIAYLSLVLGELVPKRLALQKAAGISLAVAPVLDRFASVMRPVIWLLSVSTDAVVRLLGGDPKASAEEVSEEELREMVSTNRDLEEDERRILRDVFATTETTLKEVMRPRGDVTFMPASMPLPEAAETVRDLPYSRYPVTGEGFDDILGFLHVRDLLGVAATDQRTIRDICRPVLALPGSKRVIPSVATMREGGTHLAMVVDEYGGTDGIVTLEDLVEEMIGDIQDEYDHGEARIRDYGDLSRVDGAMTIEDFADTTGIELEDGGYETVAGYLISRLGHIPQVGEVLALPGVTLEVAARNGNRVTEIALHPEATPPAPE; the protein is encoded by the coding sequence ATGGACAGCCAGACATTCCTCGCGCTCGGGCTGGTGCTGGTCTTCGTGCTGGTCGGCGGCGTCTTCGCCGCGACCGAGCTGGCGCTCGTGTCTCTGCGGGAGAGCCAGCTGGCGGCCATGGAGAGGCAGGGGTCTCGTGGAGCGCGGGTGGCCGAGGTGGCGCGCAACCCCAACCGCTTCCTGGCCGCGGTGCAGATCGGGGTCACCGTCGCGGGTTTCCTCTCCGCTGCCTACGGCGGCTCGACGATCGCTCCGGACGTCGCGCCCTACCTCGAGCGCCTCGGCATGGGGGAGGCGCTCGCCGAGACCACGGCGCTGATCGTGCTGACCCTGTTCATCGCCTACCTCTCCCTGGTGCTGGGCGAGCTGGTGCCCAAGCGGCTGGCGCTGCAGAAGGCCGCCGGCATCTCGCTGGCCGTGGCGCCCGTGCTGGACCGGTTCGCCAGCGTGATGCGGCCGGTGATCTGGCTGCTGTCGGTCTCCACCGACGCCGTCGTACGCCTGCTCGGGGGTGACCCCAAGGCCTCGGCCGAGGAGGTCTCGGAGGAGGAGCTGCGCGAGATGGTCTCGACCAACCGGGACCTCGAGGAGGACGAGCGCCGGATCCTCCGCGACGTCTTCGCCACCACCGAGACGACGCTGAAGGAGGTGATGCGCCCGCGCGGCGACGTCACCTTCATGCCGGCCTCGATGCCGCTTCCCGAGGCGGCCGAGACGGTCCGCGACCTGCCCTACTCCCGCTACCCGGTCACCGGTGAGGGCTTCGACGACATCCTCGGGTTCCTGCACGTACGCGACCTGCTCGGTGTCGCCGCGACCGACCAGCGCACGATCCGCGACATCTGCCGTCCGGTGCTGGCGCTGCCCGGGAGCAAGCGGGTGATCCCGTCGGTCGCCACGATGCGCGAGGGCGGCACCCACCTGGCGATGGTCGTGGACGAGTACGGCGGCACCGACGGCATCGTGACCCTGGAGGACCTCGTCGAAGAGATGATCGGCGACATCCAGGACGAGTACGACCACGGCGAGGCGCGCATCCGTGACTACGGCGACCTGTCCCGGGTCGACGGAGCGATGACCATCGAGGACTTCGCGGACACCACCGGTATCGAGCTCGAGGACGGTGGCTACGAGACCGTCGCGGGCTACCTCATCTCGCGGCTGGGCCACATCCCGCAGGTCGGTGAGGTGCTGGCTCTTCCGGGCGTCACCTTGGAGGTGGCCGCCCGGAACGGCAACCGGGTCACCGAGATCGCGCTGCACCCCGAGGCGACACCTCCGGCACCGGAGTGA